The sequence tggtgATGGAAGCTCTTGGAAGAATATTGGATAAAGCAGTTCATGAAGGACGCATGTCAGGATTTAGTGTGGGTAACTTGGAGGGAAGATCCTTGGCGGTGTCTCATCTCCTTTTTGCGGATGACActataattttttgtgatgctgatCTAAAACAGATTTTGATTCTCCATATGATTCTTATTTGGTTTGAGGCGACGTCGAGTCTAAAGATGAATCTGGGCAAGTCAGAATTGGTTCCGGTTGGAGTAGTGCATAATATTGACTTATTGTTGAATGTTCTTGGCTGCAAGCAGGGTACTCTTCCAATGAAATGTTTGGGTCTTCCTTTGGGTGCTAAATTCAAGGATAAGACTATATGGAATCTGATTCTAGAGAAAATGGAGAGGAGATTGGCGGGTTGGAAACGCTTGTATTTAAccaagggaggtagagtcactCTAATCAAAAGCACCCTATCTAATTTACCtacttattttctatctttatttccTATACCTGCTAATGTGGCTAACCGATTTGAGAAGCTTCAGCAGAATTTCTAATGGGGCGGTTTTGGTGATGAACCTAAAATTCATTTGGTTAAATGGGCTATTTTTTGTGCTCCTATTTCTTCGGGTGGCTTAGGGATAAGGAAGATAAGACTTTTCAATGAAGCTTTACTAGGGAAGTGGCTATGGAGATTTGGGATTGAGAAGGATGCCCTTTGGAGACAAGTGATAGAGATTAAATAtggatgtgtgtgtgtgtgtgtgggggggggggctGGTGTACCAAATCTGTGAATGGTCCTTATGGTGTTGGTTTATGGAAAAGTATCAGTTAGGGATGGCCTTCTTTCTCACGCCATATTCTGTATGATATTGGTGATGGGTCTAGGGTGAAGTTTTGGCAAGACTGTTGGTGTGGAGAGACATCTCTTGCTGTTAGCTATCCTGACTTGTTCAGATTTTGCACGAATAAGGAGGCTAGTGTGGCCGAGCTTATGAAGTCCTCCAATGGAGTCCTCTTTTGGGATGTGAGCTtctttaggggtgtgcatgctcGGGAATTAGAGGCTATGTCAGGCTTCATGGAAACCATATATGGCTCTTCAATAAGGGGGTTTGGTGAGGATAAGATGTGTTGGATACCTAGCAGAGATAAGGGGTTCATGGTTAAtgattattatagaattttagttggcCCTACTAACTACGGTTTTCCTTGAAGAAGTATTTCGAAGCAAAAGATTCCCTCTAGAGTAGCTTTCCTTGTTTGGACTGCTACCTTAGGGAAATGCTTGACGATTGATAATTTACGAAAAAGGAAGGTgtggattttggattggtgctacatgtgcaagtgtaatggtGAATCGGTTGACCATCTCTTCCTTCATCGTTCCTATGGATCTATGGTCTatggtctatggttttgggtttatttggagtaacTTGGGTTATGCCGCATACTGTTTTGGGGCTGTTAGGGTGTTGGCAAGGTAGCTTTGGTCGTCATCGAAATGGTTATATATGGTCCATCGTTCCTCATtgcttaatgtggtgtctttggagggagagaaatagtagaTGTTTTGAGGATATTGAGTTCTGTTCCGGACCTCAAGCAattcttttttagaacttttttggattggttgtttgctttgcaaaaacaatcattcccttcttttattgatttcctagattcttgcaatttttgtatttgatttattgaccccttgtacactccctgtgtactagggtgttccttttttatatcaataaaacttattacttatcaaaataagaaaatacccaaaaaaatatatatatatatatatatattgtttggcACATATCAGGAATTATCAAACAATTTACAAGAATTATGGGTTGCTGCTGCTACATCCCTAGAAAATCTGTACTGTTGAGTTAACGATGCTAGGAGGTCAATGGGTACAGATTGAGAAAGGCTACAACTTAATTTAAAATGAAGATGAAATTCAAGTCAAGACAAGCAAAAGAAAACATGATCCCTCactaacaaaagaataaaaacgaTGAAAACATTGGTGGATAAATGACTAAATTTGTGGCACAGTAGTTTCCTCCATCACTGGAGATCATTTGCACATTGGCATAACACTACCCCATAACTCAAAGTTGTGCCAATGCAAGAGGCTCAAagagataatattttaatttagtattatttaattttgcaaGTCATTTGTATTTTTAGTCCATTGTCATTTGATTTTAAGGTCCTAGCATTTAATTAGGCcaattagtatttttatttatagtctaggatatttttgtaataagttATTAGGGTTTCCTATGacaattagaattagggttgAGTACGCTTATATGAGTAAAGTAATGTACTCCTTTCAAAGgcaaattattttaatgaatacaAGTTTCTATTAAAATTGTCACTATGGTTTGGTGCCAACTCCTAGTGGTATTTCTTATGCTTGGTGTTGACTCTTGTAAGCCTAGGTTCTGACTTCTAGGTTCTATCCTTATTTTTCCTCTAAGTTAGATGCATTCCAACCTTGTGTGTTGGTTCCTTCTTCACATCTTGTTGGAGTGGAGTTTGTCCTTTAATCTTTTTccatgttctaattttttggaaatgcttgatctttgtaatttaagttttttgatGTTCAGTTTTTCATGTACACCCCTGGTGTACctggtttcttttttaatacaattccattatttatcaaaaaaaaaaaaaagattcctaTGGTGTATCACCGAATCATAAGAATCAAGATAATTTCAAAATCCTATGCTTACAAGAGTACTGGAGTTCAGTGGACATCTTTCATAATATTGCTCATTCATTCTGCACTCTTGAGTAAGTTGagctctttttttattttttatttattttatttataggtAATCAGAGAAATAAAAGTTTAATTCGAGGAAGTTAAGTTCATTGTTATTACAATACAAGATGGCACAATGCACAACACATACTTTTGTTGAATACTTTAAGAAACTCAAATGTTAATCTCAGATAGAAGAGGTTCTCTTGCATGAAGTTTATGTTACTTTTGTGTTCATAGAAAGACTAAAAAAACTGGCTTTTGAAAACAACAACATTTCTTAGGTGGTGAACATCCTGTGCTTTAATTATTTCCTCGGCCATCGAATCTACAAGAAATTGGAGGATTATATGTTATATATGTAATATAGCTGTCAAATGACTCCAATATTTTCTTTGGTGACAACTAGGACATTGCTAACTAATGTGGAGTGTTTGCATCAGATTCAtgtattttaccattttatcaAGGCAGTTTTGGATCATACACCTTATAAACAATGAGAAGCAACTTAAAATCAGAATATGAAAGCAATAGACCTACATGCAAGAAGGAACAAGCACATCTGGAAGTTGACATTCTTCCTTGAGAAGATCGTTAACAGCAACAATACAACATGAAACCCCATTAAGCCCATTAACCAAGGTTCCTGTCAAAAGCAATAGAACATCAAAGAATCATAAGAAGTGGGATCCATGACTCTTGCAAGctccttaattttttattttttaaagtaaagcCTCCTTCTAAATTACAAATCATATCATAAGCATACacaaaaatcattttgaagACATATCAAACAGTTGGAACATGAATGAAACAAGTACAATTATTAGAACAATGGTCAAATGATTAAACTCAACATTTCTTAACACCTTAAGATTTTGGAACAATTGGAAATTTTTTCAAGCTACCAAAGCAAAATGATCCTGAGTTTGATCCTTATCTCCGCTCTAGCTCCCATTTATAATGTTAAAAACCCAATGTGTTGAGCCCCATTTAAAATGTCACACACATGACGGGgttgttagaataatggttaaatgattaaattcatcacgTACTAATGCAAATCACACTGACATGATAAATCACCATGCATCTCttaaattataacataaattAAGCAGTTTGTACATTTTTCAATTAGAATATGATAATCGTAACTAcccaaaacagaaaaagaaaaagagggtttttgtttatacacattttcaccaaatgggtatcatgcatttatcaaaattcaaagcAAACAAACATCCCCAACTCATAAAATTCTCTAAGTTAATACAGAAACAGTAAAATTTGCAAAAAGAGGGTCTTTTTCAGATCTGGGTACCTTCCAATCAATGGCGTGGAAGAACCCAATGAAGTTGTCGTAGGCTGGACGCAAACCAGTGCGGAGCTCGGCGGAGAATTTCTGAACGAGATCCGCCATTTGTTCCATGTGCTGCTCCATAGCTGATTTCAAGTCCTCCATTGTTTTCAACTATTCCTATCAGATTCagatccaaaacccaaaacccgaAACCCCTCAGATTGTGAGATAGTGCTAAtctgttagagagagagagagaattattgGATACTTGAGATTAGATTTGGGTCGTCACTTGAGATTTGCCATAATTATTCTAAAAGTGGcataatgtaattttattatttgtcacTTTTAGAGCACTCGCAACAGTGACTGATcagtgtataataaaaaatatctaattccaaaaaaaaaagagtgtataataaaaaagttataaaatttacaaaatttggactaaaaatgacttacatatataattgtgtaaatttactattatttatttttcttttaatttttttattctttttttacttatctcaatgatgaaggaagaaaataaatggTGGTTGTTGTATGTGAAGAAAAagacacaattaaaaaaataacaaaaattaatattttaatgaaatatagtgtaaaatagataatataatgtagaatgttttgaaaagtgaatatgtaaaataaaaaaagagaaaaaaagaagggttcttatgctaaaatagacatgacttttattttttattttttattttggtaaggggaaaataattaggaaattatatgaaaatgatCAGATTTTATaccatatttaaaaattaagattCTATTATTCATTTAgacaataataacaacaatgGCATTCATTTAGACAATAATTACAATAATGGCATAGAGAAAAAGGATAAATTAAttgctaataaaaaattttgttgtacttaaaaaaataaataatcaatctCATCACTGTGCATCCATTACCCGATGGTCATTCCACAAATATAAGTTCTTATCAGGGTAAAGGCTGAAGTTCAAGTCTCTAGTAAAGAACTTTATACACATACATTTACATtctgtttgtttcaatggaaaacTTACTATGAAGATAGTTTTCAACGTTTCATGTTTTTAGTAGCatcaaaaaattatgtcaaaagaaaaatatctttGCTCAACAGAAAAtataacttataaaaatttctaaaaaacaattttatcttttGTCACACTAAAGAAAAGAAGTTAAGAAGTAATATGGAAACTAttgaaaacaactctatctcatttTAAGGACTTTAGtatagaaaaatgagatagtttaccaaaaaaataccatcaaacataggaaaatgagataattttccaaaaaaaatacttttagaaAATGACTCTGTaaagagggaaaattcccgacctatcacaagctgacacgtcacattacaaagtccacaaaatacagccaattacaaagTATCATGTATTGCTggtaggttttgctatcactattcagaagccaacggaaatttgccaagtgtcatgcaaaaaccaatcacgcaTTAGCgtacgtgtaagcgatgacacaagcagccTCGcatgtgtaagcgatgacacaagcagtccagcatgtgtaagcgatgacataagcggaccaatcaggctgtgacatgtgtcaccaatccgACTCTGCCACGTGTTGCTCACCCAcctccaaactcctataaatagaagccttcctaagacATTTAGGAAGACCaagattcagaagtgaaaaagctctacAAGAATCAAACCTCAAAACCTTCAAGAGcatcaagaacttcaaccccaaaatcggagaacatttgaagcagaatcatccaaaccatctacctagatcctaaagtttgtgggaatcaagctcaaaggtccgaaaacatcaacaaatcacaagtcagtgaagctctacggattcaagcctccaaaaccccgaagaacttccaccacaaaccttcaaatacaaagaaaattcGAAGCAAAATCATTCAAACTACCAGCCTAGATCTCAAAGGTCACTGGAATCAAGcccaaaagcctccagaaacctcaaacaaccacaaatcagtgaagctccacggattcaagcctctaaagccccggagaacttccaccacaaatcttcgaaaacgaagaacacacgaagaacacaaataacgtgaagaacaaaggatttctaacaagctcatagccagagattcattgtaattctgttccaaagatcttcgatccatccctcaaccaaattgaaggatatcttgtgtttaaatcaaaatcacatcacttcaaatccaatcaacaaatctttgaaggagatcgaatcagaggatcaatcttttgtaatcacaaagaattgtaccacacaatcatcaatacaaattcgcatttgtgaaactattttacttgtttgatttatttcgaACTGAGAAATTTAGTCGTCTACACTTCCATCCTATTGATAGTACCATTTTCAGACTTCATAGCAAAAACTTGAAACTTAGCAGAGCTTTTAAATAACCATTTCTTATTATGTTTCAACAATAGAGAACTCCACATCTTTGTTGTCATGGGACTTGAACTCACAGAGTTCCTTGTAATTCTAATCTACCATTGTGTAGAGGGTGCTAAAATCTGCGCCATGTTTCAATTGCTCCCcactctaaagaaaaaaaaaggctttggatttaaaaaaaaaaaaaaatcttttcaactacgtgatgacttgatccctctcaagggtacgtaggcaacttagtatcttTTGCTAAGTTCAGTCtcgaactaaaaaaaaaaaaaaatgaaggagtaGAGAGAAGCAAAGAGGTC is a genomic window of Quercus lobata isolate SW786 chromosome 2, ValleyOak3.0 Primary Assembly, whole genome shotgun sequence containing:
- the LOC115975419 gene encoding transmembrane protein 18 — its product is MEDLKSAMEQHMEQMADLVQKFSAELRTGLRPAYDNFIGFFHAIDWKEPWLMGLMGFHVVLLLLTIFSRKNVNFQMCLFLLALAGVYFAENFNRLLSENWKSFAGQNYFDPSGVFLSALWSGPLLVIAILILVNTLFSLCYLIVRWKKAELRHRARVARKQD